Proteins from a genomic interval of Oceanispirochaeta crateris:
- a CDS encoding acyltransferase — protein sequence MVNFNDKISSADKVCILFRAGIKLLRGFWFRLFLKKVKGSFLVGKHVHITHGKHITCGKNVKFEDFTEIHGLCNEGLQFGDNVTISRGVMIRPSSYYGGDCGTGLVMGANSSIGPMGYIGCSGRIIIGKNVMFGPKCSLFAENHIFSDTKVNIKNQGVRQKGITIGDDCWIGSHVIILDGVTIGKGVVIGAGSIVTHDVPNRAVAMGSPAKVIRYRGL from the coding sequence ATGGTAAATTTTAATGATAAAATTAGCAGTGCAGATAAAGTATGTATCCTCTTTCGTGCAGGAATAAAATTATTAAGAGGGTTTTGGTTTAGGTTATTTCTGAAGAAAGTAAAAGGGAGTTTTCTTGTGGGTAAGCATGTGCATATCACTCATGGAAAACACATCACGTGTGGAAAAAATGTCAAGTTTGAAGATTTTACTGAGATACACGGTCTTTGTAATGAAGGTTTGCAGTTCGGGGATAACGTAACTATAAGTCGTGGAGTTATGATCCGTCCCTCAAGCTATTATGGAGGAGATTGTGGCACAGGATTAGTGATGGGGGCAAACTCCTCCATTGGACCAATGGGATATATAGGATGTTCAGGGAGAATCATTATTGGTAAAAATGTTATGTTTGGCCCTAAGTGTAGTCTCTTTGCTGAAAATCATATTTTTTCTGATACAAAAGTTAATATTAAAAATCAAGGGGTCAGGCAAAAAGGGATCACAATAGGAGATGACTGTTGGATTGGAAGTCATGTGATAATCCTCGATGGTGTGACAATCGGGAAAGGAGTTGTTATCGGTGCAGGTTCAATTGTGACGCATGACGTGCCGAATCGTGCAGTAGCCATGGGCAGCCCTGCTAAGGTTATCAGGTATAGAGGTTTATGA
- a CDS encoding carbohydrate ABC transporter permease: protein MIGELRFKGAGIPQKILIILFQLMLITYAILIFYPLFNMIISSLKTTREIFKTPYALPADWKFSNYGEVWGEGGFGRYFFNSSYITALSIGIVILFGSMAAFGISRYDYRLSTLVYLLFLAGIMLPLKAAIIPLFLLIRKLHLMDNQLSLILIFTAMSMPSTVFILTGFMKTIPYDLEDSGRIDGANEWVIYKDIIMPLTAPSIALVTIYNAVPVWNDFFFPLVFIQSNKLKTLPLGMSVFFGQYQISWHLLFASLSITILPMLILYLFMSKYFIKGMTAGALK, encoded by the coding sequence ATGATCGGAGAACTCCGTTTTAAGGGTGCCGGGATTCCTCAGAAGATTCTGATTATACTTTTTCAGCTAATGCTCATCACGTATGCCATACTGATTTTTTATCCCTTATTTAACATGATTATTTCAAGCCTGAAAACAACCCGGGAGATTTTCAAGACTCCCTATGCCCTGCCTGCAGATTGGAAATTTTCAAACTATGGGGAAGTGTGGGGAGAAGGCGGATTCGGCCGCTACTTTTTTAACAGCAGCTATATTACGGCTCTTTCCATCGGAATTGTCATTCTTTTTGGTTCCATGGCGGCCTTTGGTATTTCCCGTTATGATTACAGGCTTTCCACCCTTGTGTATCTGCTCTTTCTGGCGGGAATTATGCTGCCATTAAAAGCGGCCATCATCCCACTGTTTCTGCTGATACGCAAACTGCATCTCATGGATAATCAGCTCTCTCTCATCCTTATTTTTACGGCCATGAGTATGCCCTCTACAGTTTTTATCCTGACGGGATTTATGAAGACAATCCCCTATGATCTGGAAGACTCGGGAAGGATAGACGGAGCTAATGAGTGGGTCATCTACAAGGATATCATCATGCCCCTGACGGCCCCTTCTATTGCCTTGGTAACCATCTACAATGCCGTACCCGTATGGAATGACTTTTTCTTTCCTCTGGTGTTTATACAATCTAACAAATTGAAAACTCTCCCTTTGGGAATGAGCGTCTTTTTTGGACAGTATCAGATCAGCTGGCATCTTCTTTTTGCCTCACTCTCCATTACCATACTGCCCATGCTGATCCTCTATCTGTTTATGTCAAAGTATTTTATCAAAGGAATGACCGCTGGAGCCCTGAAATGA
- a CDS encoding IS3 family transposase — protein sequence MIDPGNKKLSISEQCKLLGKSRSWFYYQLKRDPLLEYQDNLEKKKIRALWKQYIFYGYRQVFNHLDKNMGHETSPKRVYRLMREMGIKAIVPKRCLSKPGKRHKKYPYLLRNLNITHPNHVWASDITYVNIPGGIVYVVAIIDLYSRKILSWNVSNTMDTVFVMDALIQAMMRHGLPVIFNTDQGSQFTSNEFTSLLDGEMVRISMDGKGRALDNIYIERFWKTLKYEDISLYRYDTLKNLRKGLLKYFNFYNSVRPHQSLNGNSPDQIYSGESNLKVA from the coding sequence ATGATTGATCCTGGGAACAAGAAATTAAGCATTTCAGAACAATGTAAGCTCCTCGGCAAAAGCCGCAGTTGGTTCTATTACCAACTGAAAAGAGATCCTCTTTTGGAGTATCAGGACAATCTGGAAAAGAAGAAAATCAGAGCGCTGTGGAAGCAGTATATCTTTTATGGGTACAGACAGGTATTCAACCATCTGGATAAGAATATGGGCCATGAGACGTCTCCTAAGAGGGTGTACAGGCTTATGAGGGAGATGGGAATAAAGGCGATCGTTCCCAAACGATGTCTCTCCAAACCAGGTAAGAGGCATAAAAAATACCCTTATCTTCTGAGAAACTTGAATATAACGCATCCAAATCATGTGTGGGCTTCAGACATCACCTATGTAAATATTCCCGGAGGAATCGTCTATGTCGTTGCTATCATCGACCTGTATAGCCGGAAGATCTTATCCTGGAATGTCAGCAACACGATGGATACGGTGTTTGTTATGGACGCTTTGATACAGGCTATGATGAGACATGGCTTGCCTGTGATATTCAATACAGATCAAGGTAGCCAATTCACTAGTAATGAATTCACATCGCTCCTAGATGGAGAAATGGTTCGTATCAGCATGGATGGAAAAGGTCGTGCTTTGGATAATATTTACATTGAAAGATTCTGGAAAACTTTGAAGTATGAAGACATTTCTCTGTATCGGTATGACACTCTGAAAAATCTTCGGAAGGGTTTATTGAAGTATTTTAATTTCTATAATTCGGTCAGACCACATCAGAGTCTGAATGGGAATTCACCGGATCAGATTTATTCCGGAGAATCTAACTTAAAAGTGGCATGA
- a CDS encoding glycosyltransferase family 2 protein — translation MIESFIRYNYNFFDHMVIIDNGCTDNTIDIIQSLISEGYKIHVFNESLESYNQFRLDNKYIKKILNEIVPDIIIPLDADEFLSGIDNPRSLLENLSLDRIYYITWRWYVLSDKDDVTEAFIPKRLLYSLDKPPYNQIDGSEVTKVIIPAKYFSEMKLTLSAGHHTVFGKSNPKIEKIKQLFIAHYRIISDTHLTSKLMCYVMRGIVSMELTTKQTSHRTNQLAIIERGGSLLETAIDVSYSGYPKNVIYNPLNLSFCEPESIKLKYSISSEDSLIQSVLHTGQEMAIRTYNLERKHKEKPYLKPIILWLDGFTESDIFVPNPSNRSILLTSMYNVRGYVTEINELKFLKVNYRLLITPEWLKFLPYKYIVVPNGVEVNDVKTKLEPYIINKEIIISEREYLQKIGPFLMIWSLILFIPSLLCTGLSYTKKNGIKKTINSIRNRLSVKQDK, via the coding sequence ATGATAGAATCTTTTATCAGGTATAATTATAATTTTTTTGACCATATGGTAATTATTGATAATGGTTGTACAGATAATACTATTGATATAATTCAAAGCTTAATTTCTGAAGGTTATAAAATACACGTTTTTAATGAGTCTTTAGAATCTTACAATCAATTTCGCTTGGATAATAAATATATCAAAAAAATACTGAATGAAATAGTTCCTGATATTATAATTCCGCTAGATGCTGATGAATTTCTTTCCGGAATTGATAATCCTAGATCTCTGTTAGAAAATCTTAGTTTAGATCGTATTTATTATATAACATGGCGTTGGTATGTACTTTCTGATAAAGATGATGTCACAGAAGCTTTTATTCCAAAGCGTTTGTTGTATAGTTTAGATAAACCTCCATATAATCAGATTGATGGTTCTGAGGTAACAAAAGTTATTATTCCAGCAAAGTATTTTTCAGAAATGAAGCTGACACTTTCTGCTGGACATCACACTGTTTTTGGCAAGAGCAACCCCAAAATAGAGAAAATAAAACAATTATTTATAGCTCATTATCGTATAATTAGCGATACTCATTTAACATCAAAGTTGATGTGCTATGTAATGCGTGGAATCGTTTCAATGGAACTCACCACAAAACAAACTTCGCATAGAACTAATCAATTAGCGATAATTGAGCGTGGTGGAAGTTTATTAGAAACAGCTATTGACGTATCATATTCAGGTTATCCGAAAAATGTAATTTACAATCCCTTGAATTTGTCATTTTGTGAGCCAGAATCAATAAAGTTAAAATATAGCATATCTTCAGAAGATTCGCTTATTCAAAGTGTTCTGCATACTGGTCAAGAAATGGCTATTAGAACTTACAACCTTGAAAGAAAACATAAGGAGAAACCGTACCTCAAGCCTATTATCCTATGGTTGGATGGATTTACTGAATCTGATATTTTTGTTCCAAATCCTTCAAATCGAAGCATTTTATTGACTAGTATGTATAATGTAAGGGGTTACGTAACTGAAATTAATGAATTGAAGTTCTTAAAAGTTAATTATCGTCTGCTTATTACTCCTGAATGGTTAAAATTTTTGCCTTACAAGTATATCGTTGTTCCAAATGGGGTTGAGGTAAATGATGTAAAAACTAAGTTAGAGCCATATATCATTAATAAAGAAATAATTATTAGTGAAAGAGAGTATTTACAAAAAATTGGTCCCTTCTTAATGATTTGGAGTTTAATTCTTTTTATACCTTCTTTATTGTGCACAGGATTGTCCTATACTAAAAAAAATGGCATAAAGAAAACTATCAATTCAATTCGAAACAGACTTTCTGTAAAACAAGATAAATAA
- a CDS encoding IS3 family transposase, with product MNIKKGYSSDNAACEGFFGRLKNEMFYNRNLKDVSLDDFIHELNEYIQW from the coding sequence ATCAATATCAAAAAAGGATATTCCTCAGATAATGCAGCTTGTGAAGGGTTCTTTGGAAGGTTAAAAAATGAAATGTTTTACAATCGAAATTTAAAAGATGTGAGTTTGGATGATTTCATTCATGAACTGAATGAATATATTCAATGGTAA
- a CDS encoding ROK family transcriptional regulator — protein MAIKNRLKNDNILKILETLWRNPHSSRADLARMLRLDRSTVGSLADWMIARRMITESSTTHSTPKGGRPPIQLSIKGGYAYAIGVELTIPFIRLYAGDLNGDLLGQKEIPVSNYGTQAIDSLAVELARFRKEIDQDYPMTVGLAAVGLGVSGAVDNDKKEIILSNALKINQALSVAEPLETVLNVPIILFNDAQAYALSEADALGKKNLILALIEKRSQTTIGNTGVGIGMVNNDMVINGRAITHLLQPSYDQELEKMEQFIQNLGRSLALIANVTSTNDIVLGGDVEKYRTDLEREILVHLNKEGDPLKTGLRIHRASPSHWAVAASSRHAALRHILHNRSFPLNKH, from the coding sequence TTGGCCATTAAGAACCGACTCAAAAACGATAATATCCTTAAAATACTGGAAACCCTCTGGAGAAACCCACATAGTAGCCGTGCCGATCTAGCCCGGATGCTGCGCCTGGACCGCTCCACCGTAGGCAGCCTTGCCGACTGGATGATAGCCCGCCGGATGATTACCGAATCGTCTACCACACACTCAACTCCTAAAGGAGGACGCCCTCCCATTCAATTAAGCATTAAGGGAGGCTATGCCTATGCCATAGGGGTGGAACTGACCATCCCCTTTATCAGATTATATGCAGGGGACTTAAACGGAGACCTTCTGGGACAAAAGGAAATACCTGTATCAAACTATGGAACACAGGCCATTGATTCCCTGGCGGTAGAACTGGCAAGATTTCGAAAAGAGATTGACCAAGACTATCCCATGACAGTGGGATTGGCCGCTGTGGGTCTTGGTGTCAGCGGCGCCGTTGATAATGATAAAAAAGAGATCATTCTTTCTAATGCCCTTAAGATCAATCAAGCCCTTTCTGTGGCAGAACCCCTGGAAACAGTCCTTAATGTCCCTATTATCCTGTTTAACGATGCTCAGGCCTATGCTTTAAGCGAAGCGGACGCCCTGGGAAAAAAGAACCTGATTCTGGCCCTCATTGAAAAACGCTCTCAAACGACTATTGGAAATACCGGTGTGGGTATTGGAATGGTCAATAATGATATGGTTATTAATGGACGGGCCATAACCCACCTCCTTCAGCCCTCTTACGATCAGGAACTGGAAAAGATGGAACAGTTTATCCAGAACCTTGGAAGATCCCTTGCCTTGATAGCGAATGTTACCAGCACCAATGATATTGTCCTGGGCGGGGATGTGGAAAAATATAGAACAGATCTTGAAAGAGAGATTCTGGTTCATCTGAATAAAGAAGGAGATCCTCTAAAGACCGGCCTTCGGATACATAGAGCCTCCCCCTCACACTGGGCCGTTGCTGCAAGTTCCCGCCATGCGGCCCTGCGCCACATCCTACACAATCGTAGTTTTCCATTGAATAAACACTGA
- a CDS encoding NAD-dependent epimerase/dehydratase family protein: MKISILGAAGFIGTNLAIKLAEDKSNVITLVDTVDSFFEPHRKMGLGFNYRIVNFNEKTDFDRLLNGQHVVYHFFSSSNPTKSNLNIPFELRDNVLTTSLFLEACVRQNVHKVVFLSSGGTVYGCEAICPISEDSSTRPITSYGVQKIAIENLLYLYNYTYKLDYRIIRLANPYGPYQRPNGQLGAITTFIYKALKHEPIHVYGDGTVIRDFIYIDDVVSGILNIVNGDIKLVNLGSGKGISIKQILGLIGQTLGIELNIVFDKARTVDVPVNYLDITRYIDLFGNPVTVPLDEGIKMTAAFLDKNYV, from the coding sequence ATGAAAATATCTATCTTGGGAGCTGCAGGGTTTATAGGAACGAATCTTGCAATAAAGTTAGCAGAAGATAAATCAAATGTAATAACACTTGTGGATACTGTTGATTCATTTTTTGAACCACATAGAAAAATGGGTTTAGGTTTTAATTATCGTATTGTAAATTTTAATGAAAAAACAGATTTTGATAGATTGCTCAATGGACAGCACGTTGTCTACCATTTTTTTAGTTCCTCAAACCCTACTAAATCAAACTTAAACATTCCATTTGAGCTAAGAGACAACGTATTAACAACTTCTTTGTTTTTGGAGGCATGTGTAAGACAGAATGTACATAAGGTAGTCTTTTTGTCTTCAGGAGGGACTGTTTATGGATGTGAAGCAATATGCCCTATTTCAGAAGATTCATCTACCAGGCCTATCACATCATATGGTGTTCAAAAAATTGCTATTGAAAACCTTCTATATTTATACAATTACACATACAAGCTTGATTATAGAATTATACGCCTTGCAAATCCTTACGGTCCCTATCAAAGACCAAATGGGCAGCTGGGAGCGATTACTACTTTTATTTATAAAGCATTAAAACACGAGCCTATACATGTTTATGGTGATGGAACTGTTATTCGTGATTTCATTTATATTGACGATGTTGTTTCTGGAATTTTAAATATAGTTAATGGAGATATAAAATTAGTAAATTTAGGTAGTGGTAAAGGGATTAGTATTAAACAAATACTGGGATTGATAGGACAGACATTAGGTATTGAACTCAATATTGTATTTGATAAAGCACGTACGGTTGATGTTCCGGTTAATTATCTTGATATTACCCGTTATATAGACTTGTTTGGAAATCCAGTCACGGTTCCATTGGACGAAGGTATAAAAATGACAGCTGCATTTTTGGATAAAAATTATGTCTAA
- a CDS encoding glycosyltransferase family 2 protein yields the protein MSNPVVSLCIPTNGIIKWLIPVLESIYAQNVDEKLYEVVVTDNGRNLKFKNAINKYISTKTNFVYKKTSAEGFLNQIESFKITRGLFLKFINHRMVLLPGALQAFIDFALENMENKPVVYFSNGKLLNLRKEITVNNSFDKFVCTLSYWSSWSAGIALWKEDLALLDKIKFNNLFPHTDILFLRRDHEEYIVDNRILLHEIPTNWAFKGSYDLFNAFAVEYISIILNLFRDGNISKKTFLKVKRDNFSYISDRYIVYIFLKKKSSFDFTGYTDSINFFYSIFHVRVSVLRLPLLALQILIRRIKSKRIRKLQIAGE from the coding sequence ATGTCTAATCCTGTGGTGTCTCTATGCATTCCAACAAATGGTATTATCAAGTGGTTGATCCCAGTATTAGAGAGTATTTATGCTCAGAATGTGGATGAAAAATTGTATGAGGTAGTTGTTACTGATAATGGTAGAAATCTTAAATTCAAGAATGCAATAAATAAATATATCTCTACGAAAACAAATTTTGTGTATAAAAAGACATCAGCTGAGGGTTTTCTCAATCAGATAGAATCTTTTAAAATTACGCGTGGCCTGTTTCTAAAATTTATCAATCATCGTATGGTGCTTCTACCAGGTGCATTACAGGCGTTTATAGATTTTGCCTTAGAGAATATGGAAAATAAGCCTGTTGTATATTTCAGTAATGGTAAATTATTAAATCTGAGGAAAGAGATTACAGTTAACAATTCATTCGATAAGTTCGTTTGTACTCTTTCTTATTGGTCTTCGTGGTCGGCAGGGATTGCGTTGTGGAAAGAAGATCTTGCTCTTCTTGACAAGATTAAATTTAACAATCTATTTCCTCATACTGATATTTTATTTTTACGAAGAGATCACGAAGAATATATTGTTGATAATAGAATTTTGTTACACGAGATTCCGACAAACTGGGCATTTAAAGGCTCTTATGACTTGTTTAATGCCTTCGCTGTAGAATATATTTCTATAATCCTTAACTTATTCCGTGACGGAAATATTTCAAAGAAAACATTTTTAAAAGTTAAAAGAGATAATTTTTCCTATATATCAGACCGTTATATTGTTTACATCTTTCTCAAAAAGAAGAGTTCTTTTGATTTTACGGGATATACAGACTCAATAAACTTCTTTTACAGTATATTTCATGTGAGAGTCTCAGTGTTGAGACTACCATTATTAGCTTTACAAATCTTGATAAGAAGAATAAAGAGTAAGCGGATAAGAAAGCTTCAAATAGCTGGAGAATAG
- a CDS encoding transposase: MRRKWSDSEKARIALMAILEEKTVSEIAQETGAHPAMISKWKRELLDNADSVFRNGKSQTEKELEDEKEELYKQIGKLHAANDFLKKP; the protein is encoded by the coding sequence ATGCGCAGGAAGTGGAGCGATTCAGAGAAAGCCAGAATAGCGCTCATGGCGATTCTTGAAGAGAAAACAGTTAGTGAAATAGCCCAGGAAACAGGAGCTCATCCCGCCATGATTTCAAAGTGGAAAAGAGAGCTGCTGGACAATGCGGATTCTGTCTTCCGTAATGGGAAATCACAAACGGAAAAAGAGCTGGAAGATGAGAAGGAAGAACTGTACAAGCAGATCGGAAAGCTTCATGCCGCGAATGATTTCCTAAAAAAACCTTGA
- a CDS encoding ABC transporter substrate-binding protein → MIKKFLMGILMLLTAFTMFAGGSQEAVESENSAAMKEAVNLDFWSWRTEDVDIYDELIARFEKENPGITVNFTAYKNTEYNTVLSAAIKGGSGPDIIQLKPYGGLETYAQPGYLMPLEDKIPALKDFDENSLIGSTSISDGKIYGVPYASQTLVIFYNKAMYEELGLSIPETWDDFLSNLEVMKKAGITPLANGGKDGWTLEVLQGVICPNFYGANDFFNEITAGKTNFTDERYKKSLEKLLELRPYMPDNFMGISYTDMQMLFINEMAGHFIGGSWEAGYFSAQNPEMEYDVFAGPVAKAGDTRYASAFVDGSFGINSATAHPEEAVQFMNFMAGTEAGQFLTDKLKHKSDVPGVQFTDPFLKRLGELNENSTPYITLVGFRYEQPTGSSLIQNTLQGMLADTIDSDEVVRQVQEGVASWYKPFQ, encoded by the coding sequence ATGATAAAGAAATTTTTGATGGGTATCCTTATGCTTCTCACTGCATTCACCATGTTTGCCGGTGGAAGTCAGGAAGCTGTAGAATCAGAGAATTCCGCAGCGATGAAAGAGGCGGTGAATCTCGATTTCTGGTCATGGCGAACAGAAGACGTTGACATTTATGATGAGTTAATTGCCCGTTTCGAGAAAGAAAACCCCGGGATTACGGTTAATTTTACGGCTTATAAGAATACTGAGTACAACACAGTACTCTCTGCGGCCATCAAAGGGGGCTCCGGACCCGATATCATTCAGCTAAAACCCTATGGAGGTCTTGAAACCTACGCGCAGCCCGGATACTTGATGCCCTTAGAAGATAAAATTCCGGCGTTAAAGGATTTTGATGAGAATTCATTGATTGGAAGCACCAGCATCTCCGATGGCAAAATCTATGGAGTACCCTATGCCAGCCAGACTCTGGTAATTTTCTACAACAAGGCTATGTATGAGGAACTAGGTCTCAGCATTCCGGAAACCTGGGATGATTTTCTGTCTAACCTGGAAGTTATGAAAAAAGCGGGAATAACTCCCCTGGCCAATGGTGGAAAAGACGGCTGGACTCTGGAAGTACTCCAGGGTGTTATCTGTCCAAACTTTTACGGAGCCAACGACTTTTTTAACGAAATAACAGCTGGTAAAACAAATTTTACAGACGAGCGATATAAAAAATCACTTGAAAAGCTTCTGGAACTCCGCCCTTACATGCCTGACAACTTTATGGGTATTTCCTACACAGATATGCAGATGCTCTTTATCAACGAGATGGCAGGACACTTTATCGGGGGTAGCTGGGAAGCCGGATATTTCAGTGCACAGAATCCTGAAATGGAATACGACGTATTTGCAGGTCCTGTTGCCAAAGCAGGAGACACCCGCTATGCCAGTGCCTTCGTTGATGGCTCTTTTGGTATAAACTCTGCCACAGCTCACCCGGAAGAAGCCGTACAATTCATGAATTTCATGGCAGGTACAGAAGCTGGGCAATTTCTGACTGACAAGCTAAAACATAAATCGGATGTACCGGGTGTTCAGTTTACTGATCCATTCCTGAAAAGGCTGGGTGAATTGAACGAAAACTCAACTCCCTATATTACCCTTGTTGGTTTCCGCTATGAACAGCCCACCGGTTCTTCTCTCATTCAGAATACCCTGCAGGGTATGCTGGCAGATACAATAGACAGTGATGAAGTAGTTCGTCAGGTCCAGGAAGGCGTTGCCTCCTGGTACAAACCTTTTCAGTAA
- a CDS encoding carbohydrate ABC transporter permease, giving the protein MKKTKHQSLWITFFVLPGLLIVLIFIVAPLFLSMFNSLFSWKSIVRDQYVGLENFTRIFTQYPYKDRFYNAIGNNLQWFLSTMLIQNSLGLLFGYLLYKNIAGAAIYQRIFFIPVLFSIVAVGFLWNLYMNPNMGIINRLLKDVGLQSLTRAWLGDEALATPSIIAVNIWRWVGFPTLVFYAGFNTVPLEVVEASYLDGVGEGRLFTKIMFPLILPSVMVITVLTLIGSLNVFEQIYTMTGLEGGPYYSTDTLGTLFYRTAFGGVDSGIPQIGIGSAIGVVIYMLTFVASAISITAFKGKEVQL; this is encoded by the coding sequence ATGAAAAAAACAAAACATCAGTCACTATGGATCACTTTCTTTGTGCTGCCCGGGCTCTTAATTGTCCTTATATTTATCGTAGCCCCCCTGTTTCTCTCCATGTTCAACAGCCTTTTTTCCTGGAAGAGTATTGTGAGGGATCAATACGTAGGTCTTGAAAATTTTACAAGGATATTCACCCAGTACCCGTACAAAGACCGTTTTTATAACGCCATAGGAAACAATCTCCAATGGTTTCTCTCTACCATGCTCATTCAGAACTCTCTAGGCCTTCTCTTTGGCTATCTTCTTTACAAAAACATTGCCGGAGCTGCCATTTATCAGAGAATCTTTTTTATACCAGTCCTCTTCTCCATAGTAGCTGTGGGTTTTTTGTGGAACCTTTACATGAATCCCAATATGGGGATTATCAACAGACTGCTCAAGGATGTTGGATTGCAATCCCTGACCCGTGCCTGGCTGGGGGATGAAGCTTTGGCCACACCCAGTATTATTGCTGTGAATATCTGGCGCTGGGTAGGATTCCCCACCCTTGTGTTCTATGCTGGCTTTAACACAGTTCCTCTGGAAGTGGTAGAGGCCTCCTATCTGGATGGCGTGGGAGAAGGCAGACTTTTTACGAAGATTATGTTTCCCCTGATTCTCCCTTCAGTCATGGTGATTACCGTTTTAACCTTAATCGGCAGCCTGAATGTTTTTGAACAAATTTATACAATGACCGGTTTGGAAGGGGGGCCCTACTACTCCACGGATACCCTGGGGACCCTGTTCTATAGAACGGCCTTCGGCGGGGTGGATTCGGGAATCCCTCAGATAGGAATAGGTTCTGCCATAGGAGTGGTGATTTATATGCTGACCTTTGTGGCTTCTGCCATCAGCATCACAGCCTTCAAGGGTAAGGAGGTACAGCTATGA